The Streptomyces avermitilis MA-4680 = NBRC 14893 genome contains a region encoding:
- a CDS encoding helix-turn-helix transcriptional regulator: MATMVRETAVRATAVQATAVRAAEERARATQDTPRAQHTREAAIRRHELAAFLRHRREHITPEQVGLPRGRRRRTPGLRREEVAQLSAVGVTWYTWLEQARDIQVSVQVLDALARTLLLDSSERAHLFNLAGTADPEPGANCPSVTDAQRALLEQLEPIPACIQNSRYDILAYNRTYGLLLCDLDAIAPVDRNCMLLCYTNADWQASIVRLDDTMRLMAAKFRASMADHLAEPAWKMLLKRLSGESPEFREAWERHEVVSARSKLKQFRNAHVGLLSLNHTDLWLGPHNGPRMVTYAPADEESRRGLEKLQEIAVAREG; encoded by the coding sequence ATGGCGACCATGGTGCGGGAGACGGCGGTGCGGGCGACGGCGGTGCAGGCGACGGCGGTGCGGGCGGCCGAGGAGCGGGCCCGCGCGACGCAGGACACCCCGCGGGCACAGCACACGCGGGAGGCGGCGATCCGGCGGCATGAACTGGCCGCCTTCCTGCGCCACCGGCGCGAGCACATCACCCCCGAGCAGGTCGGCCTGCCCCGGGGCCGTCGGCGGCGCACCCCGGGTCTGCGCCGGGAGGAGGTCGCGCAGCTCTCCGCGGTCGGCGTCACCTGGTACACCTGGCTGGAACAGGCCCGGGACATCCAGGTCTCGGTGCAGGTGCTCGACGCGCTGGCCCGCACCCTGCTCCTCGACTCCAGCGAGCGCGCCCACCTGTTCAACCTGGCCGGCACGGCCGACCCCGAGCCCGGCGCGAACTGCCCGTCGGTCACCGACGCCCAGCGTGCCCTGCTGGAACAGCTGGAGCCGATTCCGGCGTGCATCCAGAACAGCCGGTACGACATCCTCGCCTACAACCGGACCTACGGGCTGCTGCTGTGCGACCTCGACGCCATCGCGCCGGTGGACCGCAACTGCATGCTGCTGTGCTACACGAACGCGGACTGGCAGGCGTCCATCGTCCGACTGGACGACACGATGCGGCTCATGGCCGCCAAGTTCCGCGCCTCCATGGCCGACCATCTCGCCGAGCCCGCCTGGAAGATGCTGCTCAAGCGGCTGAGCGGCGAGTCCCCGGAGTTCCGGGAGGCCTGGGAGCGGCACGAGGTGGTGAGCGCGCGCAGCAAGCTCAAGCAGTTCCGCAACGCCCACGTCGGGCTGCTCTCGCTGAACCACACGGACCTGTGGCTGGGTCCGCACAACGGCCCGCGCATGGTGACCTACGCCCCCGCCGACGAGGAGTCGCGCCGGGGGCTGGAGAAGCTTCAGGAGATCGCGGTGGCCCGGGAGGGCTGA
- a CDS encoding MFS transporter, with product MPELSPRRRLLVLAICCLSLLIVSLDNTVLNVALPSMQKELHASVAGLQWTIDAYTLVLASLLMLAGSTADRIGRRRVFRTGLVLFTIGSVLCSLAPNLESLVAFRMVQAVGGSMLNPVAMSIITNTFTEPRERARAIGVWGGVVGISMAAGPIVGGLLVDSVGWRSIFWINLPVGLVALLLTWRYVPESRAPKARRPDPVGQLLVIALLGSLTYAIIEAPSSGAAEILAFGGTALAALIALLWYEPRRAEPLIDLRFFRSVPFSGATVVAISAFAALSGFLFLSTLYLQNVRGLSALHAGLWMLPMAVMCFVCAPLSGRLVGSRGPRFSLLTAGIAMTASGVLFAAFEAETSDVTLVIGYVLFGVGFGFVNAPITNTAVSGMPRAQAGVAAAIASTSRQIGGTLGVAVVGAVLASGVRTGPYRQVFESAARPGWWIIAGCGLSVLVLGALSSGAWARATARRTAQRLESTEVRDEAGVNA from the coding sequence ATGCCCGAGCTCAGTCCCCGCCGGCGTCTGCTGGTACTCGCGATCTGCTGCCTCAGCCTGCTGATCGTGAGCCTCGACAACACCGTCCTGAACGTCGCGCTGCCCTCGATGCAGAAGGAACTGCACGCCAGCGTGGCCGGCCTCCAGTGGACGATCGACGCGTACACGCTGGTCCTGGCCTCGCTGCTGATGCTGGCGGGCTCGACCGCGGACCGCATCGGACGGCGCCGGGTCTTCCGGACGGGACTCGTGCTCTTCACCATCGGCTCGGTGCTCTGCTCCCTCGCCCCGAACCTCGAGTCGCTCGTCGCCTTCCGCATGGTGCAGGCGGTCGGCGGTTCGATGCTCAACCCGGTCGCGATGTCGATCATCACCAACACCTTCACGGAGCCGCGCGAGCGCGCCCGTGCGATCGGCGTCTGGGGCGGCGTCGTCGGCATATCGATGGCCGCGGGACCGATCGTCGGCGGCCTGCTCGTGGACTCGGTCGGCTGGCGCTCGATCTTCTGGATCAACCTGCCGGTGGGCCTGGTCGCGCTCCTGCTCACCTGGCGCTACGTCCCCGAGTCCCGTGCCCCCAAGGCCCGCCGCCCCGACCCGGTCGGCCAGCTCCTGGTCATCGCCCTGCTCGGCTCCCTGACCTACGCGATCATCGAGGCGCCCAGCTCCGGCGCCGCCGAGATCCTCGCCTTCGGCGGCACCGCGCTCGCCGCGCTGATCGCCCTCCTGTGGTACGAGCCCCGGCGCGCCGAACCCCTCATCGACCTGCGCTTCTTCCGCTCCGTCCCGTTCAGCGGGGCGACGGTGGTCGCGATCAGCGCGTTCGCGGCGCTCAGCGGCTTCCTCTTCCTCTCCACGCTGTACCTCCAGAACGTGCGCGGTCTGTCCGCGCTGCACGCCGGCCTGTGGATGCTCCCCATGGCGGTCATGTGCTTCGTCTGCGCACCGCTGTCGGGCCGCCTCGTCGGCAGCCGCGGCCCGCGCTTCTCCCTCCTGACGGCCGGGATCGCGATGACCGCGAGCGGGGTGCTCTTCGCCGCGTTCGAGGCGGAGACCTCCGACGTCACGCTGGTGATCGGCTACGTCCTCTTCGGCGTCGGCTTCGGCTTCGTGAACGCCCCCATCACCAACACCGCCGTCTCCGGCATGCCGCGTGCCCAGGCCGGGGTCGCCGCCGCGATCGCCTCGACCAGCCGTCAGATCGGCGGCACGCTCGGCGTCGCCGTGGTCGGCGCGGTGCTGGCGTCGGGGGTGCGGACGGGCCCGTACCGACAGGTCTTCGAGTCGGCGGCCCGGCCCGGCTGGTGGATCATCGCGGGCTGCGGTCTGTCGGTACTCGTCCTCGGCGCACTGTCGAGCGGCGCCTGGGCCAGGGCCACGGCCCGCCGCACGGCACAACGCCTGGAGTCGACGGAGGTACGGGACGAGGCGGGGGTGAACGCGTGA
- the dusB gene encoding tRNA dihydrouridine synthase DusB, which translates to MSTPAATMVSPLQIGPHTVQPPVVLAPMAGITNAPFRTLCRGFAEGHGWESGGRPPKGAADGGKGLFVSEMITTRALVERNEKTMQLIHFDATEKPRSIQLYGVDPATVGKAVRMIAEEGLADHIDLNFGCPVPKVTRKGGGSALPYKRNLLRAILREAVSGAGNLPVTMKMRKGIDDDHITYLDAGRIAVEEGVTAIALHGRTAAQHYGGTADWDAIARLKEHVPEIPVLGNGDIWSAEDAVRMVRETGCDGVVVGRGCLGRPWLFSDLVAAFEGRTDDSARPTLRAVADVMVRHATLLGEWIGDEARGVIDFRKHVAWYLKGFAVGSEMRKRLAITSSLVELSDGLAELDLDQAWPLGADGPRGRTSGNNRVVLPDGWLKDPYDCAGISEDAELDTSGG; encoded by the coding sequence ATGTCCACGCCCGCAGCCACGATGGTCTCCCCGTTGCAGATCGGTCCGCACACCGTCCAGCCGCCCGTCGTCCTCGCCCCCATGGCCGGGATCACGAACGCGCCCTTCCGCACCCTGTGCCGGGGGTTCGCCGAAGGCCATGGCTGGGAGTCCGGGGGCCGGCCCCCCAAGGGCGCGGCCGATGGCGGCAAGGGCCTGTTCGTCAGCGAGATGATCACCACGCGGGCGCTGGTCGAGCGCAACGAGAAGACCATGCAGCTGATCCACTTCGACGCGACCGAGAAGCCGCGCTCGATCCAGCTGTACGGCGTGGACCCGGCGACCGTCGGCAAGGCCGTCCGCATGATCGCGGAGGAGGGCCTCGCCGACCACATCGACCTGAACTTCGGCTGCCCGGTGCCCAAGGTGACCAGGAAGGGCGGCGGGTCCGCGCTTCCGTACAAGCGGAACCTGCTGCGGGCGATCCTCCGGGAGGCCGTCAGCGGGGCCGGGAACCTCCCCGTCACCATGAAGATGCGCAAGGGCATCGACGACGACCACATCACGTATCTGGACGCCGGACGCATCGCCGTCGAGGAGGGCGTCACCGCGATCGCCCTGCACGGCCGCACCGCCGCGCAGCACTATGGCGGCACGGCCGACTGGGACGCCATCGCGCGCCTCAAGGAGCATGTGCCGGAGATCCCGGTCCTCGGCAACGGCGACATCTGGTCGGCCGAGGACGCGGTGCGGATGGTGCGTGAGACCGGGTGTGACGGAGTCGTGGTCGGGCGCGGGTGCCTGGGGCGGCCGTGGCTGTTCAGCGACCTGGTGGCGGCCTTCGAGGGGCGAACGGACGACAGTGCGCGCCCCACGCTCCGTGCGGTCGCGGACGTCATGGTCCGGCACGCCACCCTGCTCGGCGAGTGGATCGGCGACGAGGCGCGTGGGGTCATCGACTTCCGCAAGCACGTGGCCTGGTACCTGAAGGGCTTCGCGGTCGGCTCCGAGATGCGCAAGCGGCTCGCGATCACCTCCTCGCTCGTCGAACTCTCCGACGGTCTCGCCGAGCTGGACCTCGACCAGGCCTGGCCCCTGGGCGCCGACGGGCCCCGCGGCCGCACGTCCGGCAACAACCGGGTGGTGCTGCCGGACGGCTGGCTGAAGGACCCGTACGACTGCGCGGGGATCAGCGAGGACGCGGAGCTGGACACCTCCGGAGGCTGA
- a CDS encoding sulfatase, protein MPLFTRSNQTPDRAGAATDEGLPSADAEDATPEEPAAPPSDATAGKPEPEPEGAGAVAQAAPRTRRARLRARHPVAARVLSWAVTLLAGALVVVALLLPNKPADFRPSEFARIPVEALLGAAVLIALPRRPRLFAAVLGGLSLGVLTLLNLLDIGFNEFLGRGFNVVLDWSLLGDAQSYLKDSAGEAGALGATVAVVVLVLAVPAVMAWAVVRLGNLMARHTAITTRATLVLSTVWMTCASLSLQVGGVPIASEHTAAVVRDRAARVKATIRDERGFAREAKADTFGNTPGSELVPDLRGKDIMFTFIESYGRSAVEDPIMSPGVDATLDAKTKELAKAGFHAKSGWLTSATYGGSSWLGHSTFLSGLWIDNQNRYRTVTAGDHLTLTSAFKKTGDWRTVGIMPGVQKGWPEAKFYGLDHLYDAHHLGYQGPKFSWSTMPDQYTLAAFQRLEHGRKHDKPLMSEIILTSSHQPWAPIPKTIPEDQVGDGSVYDAVEKAGKKPADVFYNSTKVKQEYGKSIQYSVTSLIDYVVKYGNKNTVLVFLGDHQPMARVSGDKASRDVPVAIVAHDPKVLDKITDWGYSDGLRPAHDAPVWKMSSFRDRFLTAYGSTPRPSKG, encoded by the coding sequence TTGCCTCTCTTCACGCGCTCCAATCAGACACCGGACAGGGCCGGGGCAGCCACGGACGAGGGTCTGCCGTCGGCGGACGCCGAGGATGCGACGCCGGAGGAACCGGCGGCACCGCCGTCCGACGCCACCGCCGGGAAGCCCGAGCCCGAGCCGGAGGGCGCGGGGGCCGTGGCACAGGCTGCCCCGCGCACCCGCCGAGCCCGACTCCGTGCCCGCCACCCCGTAGCCGCCCGCGTTCTCTCCTGGGCCGTGACCCTGCTCGCCGGTGCGCTGGTAGTCGTCGCGCTGCTGCTGCCCAACAAGCCCGCCGACTTCCGGCCCTCCGAGTTCGCCCGTATCCCGGTGGAGGCGTTGCTCGGGGCCGCCGTGCTCATCGCGCTGCCGCGCAGGCCGCGGCTGTTCGCGGCGGTGCTCGGCGGGCTGAGCCTCGGCGTGCTCACCCTGCTGAACCTCCTCGACATCGGCTTCAACGAATTCCTCGGCCGCGGCTTCAACGTCGTACTCGACTGGTCCCTCCTCGGCGACGCCCAGTCGTACCTCAAGGACTCGGCCGGCGAGGCGGGCGCGCTCGGCGCCACGGTCGCCGTCGTCGTCCTCGTGCTCGCCGTGCCGGCCGTGATGGCGTGGGCGGTCGTCAGGCTCGGCAACCTCATGGCCCGGCACACCGCCATCACCACCCGGGCCACCCTGGTCCTCAGCACGGTCTGGATGACCTGCGCGAGCCTCAGCCTTCAGGTGGGCGGCGTGCCGATCGCCTCCGAGCACACCGCCGCCGTCGTCCGGGACCGCGCGGCGCGGGTGAAGGCGACCATCAGGGACGAGCGCGGGTTCGCCAGGGAGGCCAAGGCCGACACCTTCGGCAATACCCCCGGCAGCGAGCTGGTGCCCGATCTGCGCGGCAAGGACATCATGTTCACGTTCATCGAGAGCTACGGCCGCAGTGCCGTCGAGGACCCGATCATGTCGCCCGGCGTCGACGCCACCCTCGACGCCAAGACCAAGGAACTGGCCAAGGCCGGCTTCCACGCCAAGAGCGGCTGGCTGACGTCGGCCACGTACGGCGGCAGCAGCTGGCTGGGCCACTCCACCTTCCTGTCCGGCCTGTGGATCGACAACCAGAACCGCTACCGCACCGTCACCGCGGGCGACCACCTCACCCTCACCAGCGCCTTCAAGAAGACCGGCGACTGGCGCACGGTCGGCATCATGCCGGGTGTCCAGAAGGGCTGGCCGGAGGCGAAGTTCTACGGCCTCGACCATCTCTACGACGCCCATCACCTCGGCTACCAGGGCCCGAAGTTCAGCTGGTCGACGATGCCCGACCAGTACACGCTGGCCGCGTTCCAGCGCCTGGAGCACGGCAGGAAGCACGACAAGCCGCTGATGTCGGAGATCATCCTGACCTCCAGCCACCAGCCGTGGGCGCCCATCCCGAAGACGATTCCCGAGGACCAGGTCGGCGACGGCTCCGTCTACGACGCCGTCGAGAAGGCCGGCAAGAAGCCCGCGGACGTCTTCTACAACTCCACGAAGGTGAAGCAGGAGTACGGCAAGTCCATCCAGTACTCGGTGACCAGCCTCATCGACTACGTGGTGAAGTACGGCAACAAGAACACCGTGCTCGTCTTCCTCGGCGACCACCAGCCGATGGCCCGGGTCAGCGGCGACAAGGCCAGCCGGGACGTGCCGGTCGCGATCGTCGCCCACGACCCGAAGGTGCTGGACAAGATCACCGACTGGGGCTACTCCGACGGGCTGCGGCCCGCGCACGACGCCCCGGTCTGGAAGATGAGCTCCTTCCGCGACCGCTTCCTGACGGCGTACGGCTCCACCCCGCGCCCCTCGAAGGGCTGA
- a CDS encoding glycogen debranching N-terminal domain-containing protein, with the protein MTDRHHLLVHGGTFAAVGDGGDISGVRGGGSGSPDGLFVRDARHLSRWQLTVDGAVPEALSPVRAGDTARCVLVPRGGRQEPPAYTFFREQAVTEGAFVESLRVTSNRPAPTTVRIAVTADADFTDQFELRSDHRTYSKAGAVRSRQVLDDGVEFSYQRGEWRSGTRVTSEPAPDGVEETGTGARRLVWTLDLEPHGSAELSLRVAARPHGAAHPAEVPASPADASARLLALEGEFLGGVPFPTGWPELAAACARGLSDLAALQVPATGPDGEELRVPAAGAPWFLTLLGRDALLTSLFALPYRPQLAAATLPALAATQATEVGVGSVAQPGKIVHEVRHGELAHFGQVPFGRYYGSVDATPLFLVLLGAYVEQTGDVALARRLEPNARAAVGWMLDHGGLTSRGYLVYRADGGGLANQNWKDSPGAICSADGSRATGAVTAAGAQGYAYDALRRTAQLARTVWGDEVYAALLEQAAGDLRDRFQRDFWMPEQGFPALALDGEGRQVDALASDAGHLLWSGLLDKEYGEMVGRRLLEPDFFSGWGVRTLAADQAAYHPLSYHRGSVWPHDNALITLGLARYGLHDEARTVAHALVDAATAAGHRLPEVLAGYGRDTHAEPVPYPHACVRESRSAAAPLALLTAVGGA; encoded by the coding sequence ATGACGGACCGGCATCATCTGCTCGTGCACGGCGGGACGTTCGCCGCAGTGGGCGACGGCGGGGACATCAGCGGGGTGCGGGGCGGCGGTTCCGGTTCACCGGACGGGTTGTTCGTCCGGGACGCCCGGCACCTCAGCCGCTGGCAGCTCACCGTCGACGGCGCGGTGCCCGAGGCGCTCTCGCCGGTCAGGGCCGGGGACACGGCCCGCTGCGTGCTCGTACCGCGCGGTGGCCGTCAGGAGCCGCCCGCGTACACCTTCTTCCGAGAACAGGCCGTCACCGAGGGCGCGTTCGTCGAGTCGCTGCGCGTCACCAGCAACCGCCCGGCGCCGACGACGGTCCGTATCGCGGTCACCGCGGACGCCGACTTCACCGACCAGTTCGAGCTGCGGTCCGACCACCGCACGTACAGCAAGGCCGGCGCGGTGCGCTCCCGCCAGGTCCTCGACGACGGCGTGGAGTTCAGCTATCAGCGCGGCGAGTGGCGGTCCGGTACGAGGGTCACCTCCGAGCCCGCCCCCGACGGCGTGGAGGAGACGGGCACGGGCGCCCGTCGCCTCGTCTGGACGCTGGACCTCGAACCGCACGGTTCCGCGGAGCTGTCGCTGCGGGTCGCCGCCCGTCCGCACGGCGCGGCGCACCCGGCGGAGGTGCCGGCCTCGCCCGCCGACGCCAGTGCCCGGCTCCTCGCGCTGGAAGGGGAGTTCCTGGGCGGCGTGCCCTTCCCGACGGGCTGGCCGGAGCTGGCCGCGGCCTGTGCGCGCGGCCTGTCCGACCTCGCCGCGCTCCAGGTCCCGGCGACGGGCCCGGACGGTGAGGAGCTGCGCGTCCCCGCGGCCGGCGCCCCCTGGTTCCTCACGCTGCTGGGCCGCGACGCGCTGCTCACCTCCCTCTTCGCACTCCCCTACCGGCCGCAGCTCGCCGCCGCCACGCTGCCCGCGCTCGCCGCGACGCAGGCGACCGAGGTCGGCGTGGGATCGGTGGCCCAGCCCGGCAAGATCGTGCACGAGGTGCGGCACGGGGAGCTGGCGCACTTCGGGCAGGTGCCGTTCGGGCGCTACTACGGCTCGGTGGACGCCACTCCGCTGTTCCTCGTCCTGCTCGGCGCGTACGTCGAACAGACCGGTGACGTGGCACTCGCCCGCCGCCTCGAGCCCAACGCCCGCGCGGCGGTCGGCTGGATGCTCGACCACGGCGGGCTCACCTCCCGCGGCTATCTCGTCTACCGCGCCGACGGGGGCGGCCTCGCCAACCAGAACTGGAAGGACTCCCCCGGCGCGATCTGTTCCGCCGACGGCAGCCGGGCCACCGGCGCGGTGACCGCGGCGGGTGCGCAGGGGTACGCGTACGACGCGCTGCGCCGCACCGCCCAGCTGGCGCGCACTGTGTGGGGCGACGAGGTGTACGCGGCGCTGCTCGAACAGGCGGCCGGGGATCTGCGCGACCGCTTCCAGCGGGACTTCTGGATGCCCGAACAGGGTTTCCCCGCGCTGGCGTTGGACGGCGAGGGCCGCCAGGTGGACGCGCTCGCCTCGGACGCGGGGCATCTGCTCTGGTCCGGGCTGCTGGACAAGGAGTACGGCGAAATGGTCGGCCGGCGTCTGCTGGAACCGGACTTCTTCTCGGGCTGGGGGGTGCGGACGCTGGCCGCGGACCAGGCGGCGTACCACCCGTTGTCGTACCACCGGGGTTCGGTGTGGCCGCACGACAACGCGCTGATCACGCTGGGGCTCGCGCGGTACGGGCTGCACGACGAGGCCCGTACGGTCGCCCACGCGCTGGTCGACGCGGCGACGGCGGCGGGCCACCGGCTTCCCGAGGTCCTCGCCGGGTACGGGCGCGACACGCATGCGGAGCCGGTGCCGTACCCGCACGCGTGCGTGCGGGAGTCACGGTCGGCGGCAGCGCCGTTGGCGCTGCTCACGGCGGTCGGGGGCGCGTAG
- a CDS encoding MGH1-like glycoside hydrolase domain-containing protein produces MDRTTQLTARRTDLTGPGRTSGPPPAPGAGEIVRSEPDVYDPASAVRTAGQARTAGPVRSAASLHLRAARVLEDNWTGASTVPSRGLYPHQWSWDSAFISIGLRHLSPLRAQTELDTLLGAQWGDGRIPHIVFNPSVPLDAYFPSPDFWRSSTAGRAAGAPRTVQTSGIVQPPVHALAAWLVHLSDPGLSRSRGFLSRVYPHLAAWHRYLLHRRDLGGGGLVSVVHPWEQGMDNSPTWDEPLSRVTPAPARSFRRADLDHGAAEDRPTDLDYGRYVRLATDYRDGEYADGRGEFAVEDPAFNALLIASEHALARIACELGAAGTARHTRAERLTAALVDRLWDPAEGMFFCRDVRTGDLVPERSVAGLIPLLLPALPRDIAAALVGTACGPHFGLGDTTRLVPSYDLTGEAFDPHRYWRGPAWFNTNWLLERGLRLHGERGRADALRDAALRTADASGFAEYVDPYTGEACGALGFSWTAALALDLLHEPHEPDEPLGHDVSPMGIGTFRHE; encoded by the coding sequence GTGGACCGCACAACCCAACTCACCGCCCGCCGTACGGACCTCACGGGTCCCGGGCGCACCTCCGGCCCACCCCCCGCACCCGGTGCGGGTGAGATCGTCCGGTCCGAGCCCGATGTATACGATCCGGCCTCAGCCGTGCGGACGGCAGGACAGGCGCGGACCGCCGGACCGGTGCGGTCGGCGGCTTCGCTGCACCTCAGGGCGGCCCGGGTGCTGGAGGACAACTGGACGGGCGCGTCCACCGTGCCCTCGCGCGGCCTGTACCCGCACCAGTGGTCATGGGACTCGGCGTTCATCTCGATCGGCCTGCGCCATCTGTCTCCCCTGCGGGCGCAGACGGAGCTGGACACGCTGCTCGGCGCCCAGTGGGGCGACGGCCGGATCCCGCACATCGTCTTCAACCCCTCCGTGCCGCTGGACGCGTACTTCCCGAGCCCCGACTTCTGGCGTTCCTCGACCGCGGGGCGCGCCGCGGGCGCCCCGCGCACCGTACAGACCTCGGGCATCGTGCAGCCACCGGTGCACGCGCTCGCGGCCTGGCTGGTGCACCTGTCCGACCCCGGGCTGTCCCGGTCGCGCGGCTTCCTGTCCCGGGTATACCCGCACCTCGCGGCCTGGCACCGCTATCTGCTGCACCGGCGTGACCTGGGCGGCGGCGGGCTCGTGTCGGTGGTCCACCCCTGGGAGCAGGGCATGGACAACAGCCCGACCTGGGACGAGCCGCTCTCGCGCGTCACCCCGGCCCCGGCCCGCTCCTTCCGCCGCGCCGACCTCGACCACGGCGCCGCCGAGGACCGGCCGACGGATCTGGACTACGGGCGGTATGTGCGCCTGGCCACCGACTACCGCGACGGGGAGTACGCCGACGGGCGCGGGGAGTTCGCGGTCGAGGACCCCGCGTTCAACGCGCTGCTGATCGCGTCGGAGCACGCGCTGGCCCGCATAGCCTGCGAGCTGGGGGCGGCCGGCACGGCTCGTCACACGCGGGCGGAGCGCCTGACGGCGGCCCTGGTGGACCGGCTGTGGGACCCGGCGGAGGGGATGTTCTTCTGCCGGGACGTGCGCACCGGCGACCTCGTTCCCGAACGAAGCGTCGCCGGGCTGATCCCGCTGCTGCTGCCCGCCCTCCCCCGCGACATCGCCGCCGCCCTCGTAGGTACCGCCTGCGGGCCGCACTTCGGTCTCGGTGACACCACCCGGCTCGTGCCCAGTTACGACCTCACCGGTGAGGCCTTCGATCCGCACCGGTACTGGCGCGGGCCCGCCTGGTTCAACACCAACTGGCTGCTGGAGCGCGGGCTGCGGCTGCACGGGGAGCGGGGGCGGGCCGACGCGCTGCGGGACGCGGCGCTGCGGACCGCCGACGCGTCCGGGTTCGCCGAGTACGTGGACCCGTACACCGGTGAGGCGTGCGGGGCGCTCGGCTTCAGCTGGACCGCCGCGCTCGCGCTCGATCTGCTGCACGAGCCGCACGAGCCCGACGAGCCCCTCGGACACGACGTGTCCCCCATGGGCATCGGCACGTTTCGGCACGAGTGA